One window of Deltaproteobacteria bacterium genomic DNA carries:
- a CDS encoding M48 family metallopeptidase: protein MSICQSVRRLLSVTICCVSFFILTMLSSCAEVPVTHRQGLHLVPNSELNVMSLQEYDKVLKNSKLSTDGNKIRMVRTVGERIARAAEAFLVDTGQGQKVRDYQWEFNVIEDEKAANAWCMPGGKVAVYTGILPYTKDETGLAVVMGHEVAHALADHGNERMSHGLLANLGGMALSVALAQKPQQTRELFMTVFGVTANLGVLLPYSRLHESEADRIGLLIMARAGYDPREAIPFWERMGKDDKSRPPEFLSTHPAPASRIVNIEAHLPEAMQYYERVTKQGRR from the coding sequence ATGTCCATATGCCAAAGCGTTAGAAGGCTTTTGTCCGTTACGATATGCTGCGTTTCGTTTTTCATACTCACGATGCTCAGCAGCTGTGCAGAGGTACCCGTGACCCATCGGCAAGGGCTGCATCTTGTGCCCAACTCGGAACTGAACGTCATGAGCCTCCAGGAGTATGACAAGGTGCTCAAAAACTCCAAGCTTTCCACGGACGGAAACAAGATCAGAATGGTTCGCACCGTGGGAGAGAGGATCGCGAGGGCCGCTGAGGCCTTTCTGGTGGATACGGGACAGGGGCAGAAGGTCAGAGACTATCAGTGGGAATTCAATGTGATAGAGGATGAAAAGGCAGCCAATGCCTGGTGTATGCCTGGTGGCAAAGTGGCGGTCTACACGGGTATTCTTCCCTATACCAAAGACGAAACCGGTCTTGCAGTTGTTATGGGTCACGAGGTCGCCCATGCGCTGGCGGACCATGGCAACGAAAGGATGAGTCATGGGCTTCTGGCCAATTTGGGTGGCATGGCGCTTTCGGTTGCCCTGGCCCAAAAACCGCAGCAGACTCGAGAACTATTTATGACAGTATTTGGCGTGACGGCAAATCTGGGTGTTCTACTGCCCTACAGCCGGCTCCACGAAAGCGAGGCAGATCGCATTGGCTTGCTCATCATGGCCAGGGCGGGTTACGATCCACGAGAGGCCATACCTTTTTGGGAAAGGATGGGGAAGGACGACAAGAGCAGACCGCCAGAATTCCTATCGACCCACCCGGCACCGGCTTCTCGTATTGTCAATAT